The window GCGCCGAGCAGCGACATGCGCCCGCCGACAGCGGCAAAGATCACCATCTCGATGGACGGCACGATGCCGACGAACGAAGGCGACATGAAGCCCACCTGCAAGGCGAACATGGCGCCGCCAATGGCCGAGAAGGCGGCGGCGATGCAGAACACGAAAATCTTGAAACTGGCTACGTCATAACCAGAGAAACGCACCCGTTCCTCTCTATCGCGCATCGCCATCAGCAGCCGCCCGAGCTTCGACGCGAGGACGAAACGGCCGATGAAAATGCAGCCGAACAACAAGGCCGCGTTGATGAAGTACAGCAGCAGCTTGGCGCTGTCGCTGCGCAGGTCCCAGCCGAGCAGAGTCTTGAGATCGGTGATGCCGTTGACCCCGCCGGTCAGGCCCTGCTGGCCGACGATCAGCACCGTGAGAATCAGCGCGATGGCCTGGCTGACGATAGAGAAATAAACATCCCCCACCCGCCGCTTGAACAGCGCCATGCCAATGATGAAGGCCAGCACCACCGGCACCAGGATCACCGCTAGCAGGGTGAAGCTGAAACTGTGGAACGGCACCCAGAGCCACGGCAGTTCGGTGATCTGGTTCCAGTCCATGAAATCCGGAATGCCCGGCGTCGACTGGATTTTGGTGCTCTGCGGGTCGGAGGCTTCGAGCTTGAGAAACATCGCCATGCAGTAGCCGCCGACGCCGAAGAACACCCCTTGCCCGAGGCTGAGAATGCCGCCATAGCCCCAACATAACACCAGGCCGACAGCGACGAAGGCATAGGTCAGGTACTTGCCCACCATGTTCAGGCGAAAGGCATCCAGGGTCAGCGGGAAGACCACGAAGATCAGCAGCGCCAACAGGGCCACGCCCAACAGGTTCTGCTTGCCCGCCAGCATCTTGTCTAAAAGCTTCATTGGCTCGCCTCTACTTGCGCACTTTGATGGAGAACAACCCTTGAGGGCGCAACATCAGGATCAGAATCACCCCGGACAGGGTCAGCACCTTGGCCATCGAACCACTGAGGAAAAACTCCGAAATCGATTGGGTCTGGGCAATGACGAACGCCGACGCAATGGTGCCGAACAGGCTTTGTGCGCCGCCGAAGACCACCACCAGGAAGGTGTCGACGATGTACTGCGAGCCCGCGGTGGGACCGGTGGAGCCGATGGTGGTAAAGGCCGCGCCGGCCACCCCCGCGACACCACAACCGAGGGCAAAGGTCATTCGGTCGACCTTGCGTGTATTGATGCCCACGGCTCGGCTCATCAGTCGGTTTTGCACCGTGGCCCGCACTTGCAGGCCCCAGCGTGAGCGGTAGAGCAAGAGAAAAATGGCCCCGGTGAGCAGCAGGGTCAGGGCCATCATGAACAGACCGTTGCGCGGGATCTCGATGGACTCAGTGAAGTTGAACGAGCCCATCAGCCACTCCGGCGGCGTCGCGCTGACTTCACGGGCACCGAACACCGAACGGAAGGTCTGCTGCATCACCAGGGACAGCCCCCAGGTCGCCAGCAATGTATCCAGTGGACGCTTGTAGAGCCGACTGATCATCGCCCACTCCACCAGCCAGCCGATGGCCCCGGCCATCAGGAACGACAGGGCGATGGCAATAAAAAAATAATAGGGTTGAAACCACGGGGCGAAATGACTGGTCAGGCTCGAGCAGACATAGGTGGTGTAGGCGCCGATCGTGAGGAACTCGCCGTGGGCCATGTTGATGACCCCCATCTGGCCGAAAATGATCGCCAACCCCAATGCCATCAACAGCAGCACGCAGAACACGGACAAGCCGTTGAACCCCTGCATCGCCGCGATGGCACCAAATTCCGATAGCCATTCCATGATGATGGACTCCTGCTTGGAGGGAGGATGTGGAGAAACGATGGAGCTCCATCGCCGGCAAGCCAGCTCCTACAAAGTGTTGGAGTCGGCTTGCCGCGATAGGCCCGGACCTTACTGATAGCCTTTAGGAAACGGATTCGGTTCGATCAGATCGGACTCGTACACCACTTTGAACTGGCCATCGGGTTGCACTTCACCGATGCGGGTCTTGCTCCACAGGTGATGGTTTTCATGCACTTTGACGTAGCCTTCAGGCGCGGTTTTCAACTCGATGCCCGGCGAGGCTGCAACCACTTTGTCGATATCGAAGCTGCCGGCTTTCTCCACCGCAGCCTTCCACAGCCATGGGCCCAGATACGCAGCCTGGGTCACGTCGCCGATCACCGAATCCTTGCCGTACTTGGCCTTGAAAGCGTCGACGAAGGCTTTGTTGTTGGGGTTGTCCAGGCTCTGGAAGTACTTCATCGAGGCGTAGAAGCCGGCCATGTTTTCGCCGCCGATGCCCAGCAATTCATCCTCGGTCACCGACAGGGTGAGCAAGGTCTGCTTGGCCGAATTGACGCCCGCCGCATTGAGTTGTTTGTAGAAGGCCACGTTGGAGCCACCTACCACGGCGGCGAACACAACGTCGGGCTTCTTCAGCTTGACTTTGTTGATCAGCGAGCCGAACTGGGTGTTGCCCAGCGGGTAGTAGTCTTCGCCGACCACGGTGCCGTGCAGCACGTTTTCAATGTGTTTGCGCGCAATCTTCATCGAGGTGCGTGGCCAGATATAGTCCGACCCCACCAGGTAGAAGGTTTTGGCGCCTTTGGTCTTGGCGATCCAGTCGAGGCTGGCGAGGATTTGCTGGGTGGCTTCCTGGCCGGTGTAGATCACGTTCTTCGACTGCTCCAGCCCCTCGTAGAAAGTCGGGTAGTAGAGCAGGCCATTTTCTTTCTCGAAAATCGGCAGCACAGCCTTGCGCGAGGCCGAGGTCCAGCAACCGAACACCGTTGCCACCTTGTCGTTGACCAAAAGCTTCTTGGCCTTCTCGGCGAAGGTCGGCCAGTCGGAGGCGCCGTCTTCCTGGATCACCTTGATCTGCCGACCGAGGATGCCGCCTGAAGCGTTGATCTGCTCGATGGCCAGGCGTTCGGCCTGGATCGAGCCGGTCTCGGAAATCGCCATGGTGCCGGTAGCCGAGTGCAACTGGCCGACCGTGACCTCAGTGGCGGTCACCGCCAGGCCGGTGCTGTTGGCCTCGTCCGCCCATACACCCTGGCTGAACACACTGGCAGCCAATAACGACAGGGCCGCCGCCCCCAGAGCCAGGCGGCGCGGCAACAGGCCTTTAGTGCGGATCAATCGTGGTTCCATGCTGCTACTCCTCTGCGGTGACGCTGACAGCTCGCCTTGAGGCGGCCGGCAACGGTGGTGGCATCAGCATGGCGGC is drawn from Pseudomonas rhizophila and contains these coding sequences:
- the urtC gene encoding urea ABC transporter permease subunit UrtC produces the protein MKLLDKMLAGKQNLLGVALLALLIFVVFPLTLDAFRLNMVGKYLTYAFVAVGLVLCWGYGGILSLGQGVFFGVGGYCMAMFLKLEASDPQSTKIQSTPGIPDFMDWNQITELPWLWVPFHSFSFTLLAVILVPVVLAFIIGMALFKRRVGDVYFSIVSQAIALILTVLIVGQQGLTGGVNGITDLKTLLGWDLRSDSAKLLLYFINAALLFGCIFIGRFVLASKLGRLLMAMRDREERVRFSGYDVASFKIFVFCIAAAFSAIGGAMFALQVGFMSPSFVGIVPSIEMVIFAAVGGRMSLLGAVYGALLVNYGKTYFSESFPELWLYLMGGLFIAVVMYFPNGLAGLWDSHGRQTLGRLLRRPSQQAAVAEPLPEAPRTAPPASAPERPSLETQP
- the urtB gene encoding urea ABC transporter permease subunit UrtB, giving the protein MEWLSEFGAIAAMQGFNGLSVFCVLLLMALGLAIIFGQMGVINMAHGEFLTIGAYTTYVCSSLTSHFAPWFQPYYFFIAIALSFLMAGAIGWLVEWAMISRLYKRPLDTLLATWGLSLVMQQTFRSVFGAREVSATPPEWLMGSFNFTESIEIPRNGLFMMALTLLLTGAIFLLLYRSRWGLQVRATVQNRLMSRAVGINTRKVDRMTFALGCGVAGVAGAAFTTIGSTGPTAGSQYIVDTFLVVVFGGAQSLFGTIASAFVIAQTQSISEFFLSGSMAKVLTLSGVILILMLRPQGLFSIKVRK
- the urtA gene encoding urea ABC transporter substrate-binding protein, translated to MEPRLIRTKGLLPRRLALGAAALSLLAASVFSQGVWADEANSTGLAVTATEVTVGQLHSATGTMAISETGSIQAERLAIEQINASGGILGRQIKVIQEDGASDWPTFAEKAKKLLVNDKVATVFGCWTSASRKAVLPIFEKENGLLYYPTFYEGLEQSKNVIYTGQEATQQILASLDWIAKTKGAKTFYLVGSDYIWPRTSMKIARKHIENVLHGTVVGEDYYPLGNTQFGSLINKVKLKKPDVVFAAVVGGSNVAFYKQLNAAGVNSAKQTLLTLSVTEDELLGIGGENMAGFYASMKYFQSLDNPNNKAFVDAFKAKYGKDSVIGDVTQAAYLGPWLWKAAVEKAGSFDIDKVVAASPGIELKTAPEGYVKVHENHHLWSKTRIGEVQPDGQFKVVYESDLIEPNPFPKGYQ